ATGCGCACTATCGTGGACTCAACGTCGCGCCCGAGCGGCAAACGGTAGGAGAGTTCCTCGACCGCTGGCTTCGAGATTGTGTGCCTTCGCGAAGTCGACCACGAACCCTGGAAAGTTACTCGTCCGTGGCTCGCATCCACCTCAATCCCACCATTGGCAAGATTCCTTTGAACCGGCTCTCGCCGCAGCACGTCCAGCAGCTCCTCACAGCCAAGCTTCAAGAAGGCCTGTCTCCGCGCACGGTTCAGTACATTCACCGGGTACTCTCAATGGCACTAAATCAGGCCGTGAAGTGGGATCTTCTTCCGCGTAATGTCTGCCAAGCGGTGAGTCCACCACGGGTGACTCGATACAAAGTGGAGCCGTTGACCGCTGACGAAGCACGAAGATTTCTCGAAGCGGTTCGCGGCTCTCCGGAAGAGACACTCTTTGCCCTTACGATCGCTCTCGGGCTGAGGCTTGGAGAAGTGCTGGGCCTTCGTTGGGAGGATATCGACCTCGAGGAACGTACACTAAGCGTCCGCTATCAGCTTCAGTCGCGCGGCTCGAAAACACTTACCGAACCGAAGTCGGAACGGTCGCGACGGATGCTGCCGTTGCCATCGTTCCTCGTTGAGGTGCTGCGGGTGCACCGGAAGCGACAAAGGCAAATGCGTCTCCTGGCTGGCTCCCGATGGAAAGACACCCGCTTCGTGTTCACCACCACGGTGGGAACGCCCATGGACCCGCGCAGAGTGGGCCGCTTGTTTCACCGCGCCTTGGAGAAAGCAGGACTACCGCGCAAGCGCTTTCACGACCTGCGCCACACCGCCGCCTCTTTACTCCTCGCACAAGCAGTACATCCCCGGGTCATCATGGAACTTCTCGGCCACTCTCAGATTACCGTGACGATGAACACCTACGCGCACGTGATGCCACAACTGCAACGCGAGGCGGTGGATAAGGTCGGGAATCTCCTTCACCGTCCGTAGCGGGGGATGGGATGCCGAAAATGGCTGTCAGATTGGCTGTCAAAGGCCACCTCACCGCGGGCCGCCAAACGGGTGATATGCATGAATTCTTCGGAAAAACCGTGGCTTAGACGAGTGGGCCGTCAGGGACTCGAACCCCGGACCCGCTGATTAAGAGTCAGCTGCTCTAACCAACTGAGCTAACGGCCCTCGTGTGCCCACGTTCGCGTAACGAGCGCTTGTAGCGAGCACGGCGCGGTAGCGTCAAGCAGCCTCAACCCTCATCAGGATTCGCCTCAGAGGGTTGCGCAGCCTCCGCCTCGGGGCGCGGCCGGTACAAAATCGCCGTGTGGCCAATGAGACCACACAACGCCGCTCCGGTCGCTTCAGCGAGTTCCCTTGCCCAGCGGCGTTTGTCTTCCGGCCGGTGGCAACGCACCTTCACAAGCTCATGAGCCGCGAGCGCTTCCTCCACCGCACGCAGTACGGCTGCGGTCGTGCCTTGCTGACCCACCCGCACCACGGCTGCCAGATGGTGTGCGCGACCGCGAAGCAGCTTGCGTTGCTTACCCGTGAGCACCGGCGCAGGCCCCCGCGCGCCCAGCGGAATGGTCGCCTCGCTCGCCCCCGACTCGTCAGCTCCTCTTGTCGAATTCTCGTGCTTCACCATCGCTCAACCGCCGTTCTCTCCCCTCATAGCGCAATCGCTCGTTGGCGCCAGGACACCGAATGCAGTCCGCGGACTGCAAGCCCCCTAAACCTGCGCGCACCTAATCCCCAATTGGCCAAACCACAACAAGAGCTAGGGCCAGCAATCTACCGGCATTGCAAGACTTTGGTGCGCGTGCTTGCTCCTCGGCCGCAACAAGGAGGAGAAGTCGGCATGGTGCGGTTCGGGTGGTTTGCGGTACTGAGTGGACTCGTGCTCGTAGCGTCCACTCTGGCACCGGCTATGCCCTTACAGCAGTGGTTCGACCCAGAACCCACGGCTTACCGACTCGAAGTGGACAAGCGCCAAAGGGTCATGCACCTCTGGCGCGAGGATCATTTGCTCCGTTCGTTTCGCATCGCTCTCGGCAAGCAACCGAATGGCAGCAAGCAGCATCGTGGGGACGGCCGCACGCCTGTGGGTCGGTACTACATTGGCGACAAGCGCCCGAGCCGACGATTCAAGAAATTCCTGGCGCTCACCTACCCCAACGTGTCGGACGCCGAGCGGGCCCTGCAGCAGAACCTCATCGATCAGGAATTGTGGGCGGATATTTTGTTCGCCACTCTCGAGCGCGCACTGCCGCCGCAGAATACACCCTTAGGGGGCGGCGTCGGCATTCATGGTTACGGCGGGCGGGAGGAGCTGCCCATCGATTGGACCGAAGGCTGCATCGCCGTGAGCGATAGCGAGATCGATTACCTGTACGAAATCGTTCCCGTGGGAACCCCCGTGGATATTCGCGAAGAGTGACGCGGGGCTTAGTCCATCCCCAAGATTTGCCGGCCTTCCGGCGAGATCATGTGCGGACTCCAGGGCGGATCCCAAACGAGTTCCACCTCTGCCTCTTCCACCTCGGGCAGCGTCAGTAACTTCGCCCGCGCATCTTGCGCGATGTACACTCCCATGCCGCAACCAGGTGCCGTGAGCGTCATCTTCACCTCGACTCTCTTCCCACCGGCTGGGAGATCCTGAATCTGCAGGTCGTAAATGAGCCCGAGGTCGACGATGTTCACCGGAATCTCGGGGTCGTAACAGGTGCGCAGTTGCGCCCAGACGCGTGCCTCGAGGTCCCCCTCCGATTCACCTCCCGAGGCCTGCGTTCCCTGAGCCTCTCGCCCGATCGCATCGGCATCCGCTGCCTCGATGCGAAATAATCCCCCCATGCTGGGGATATTCACCGTGAAGTTGCCGCCCAGCGTCTGCGTGACGTAGCCAATTGTCCCGCGCGGGATCGTGAATCGCTCCCCACCCGGAATGGCAACGGCTGCACAGTCGCGCGCGAATTCCACACGTTCGTGATCCATTTGATCCATTCTCCTCCGCTGCCGTGCGAATCTAGGAGCCTCCACTCGCCGGGGCAAGCGGCAGGTTCCGCGACGGCAATGACGAATGGAGGGCCGATGCCGAGTGGTGAGTCGCGAGCGGCGAGTGCGAGTAGCAAGTGGCGAGTGGTGGGTTGGTGAACAGCGAATCGCGAGTGGACTGCGAGCGGCCAGTGGCGAATGCTGAATGGCCAACGGGGAAAACGTCGATGAG
This genomic interval from Candidatus Binatia bacterium contains the following:
- a CDS encoding site-specific integrase — its product is AHYRGLNVAPERQTVGEFLDRWLRDCVPSRSRPRTLESYSSVARIHLNPTIGKIPLNRLSPQHVQQLLTAKLQEGLSPRTVQYIHRVLSMALNQAVKWDLLPRNVCQAVSPPRVTRYKVEPLTADEARRFLEAVRGSPEETLFALTIALGLRLGEVLGLRWEDIDLEERTLSVRYQLQSRGSKTLTEPKSERSRRMLPLPSFLVEVLRVHRKRQRQMRLLAGSRWKDTRFVFTTTVGTPMDPRRVGRLFHRALEKAGLPRKRFHDLRHTAASLLLAQAVHPRVIMELLGHSQITVTMNTYAHVMPQLQREAVDKVGNLLHRP
- a CDS encoding YhbY family RNA-binding protein, translated to MVKHENSTRGADESGASEATIPLGARGPAPVLTGKQRKLLRGRAHHLAAVVRVGQQGTTAAVLRAVEEALAAHELVKVRCHRPEDKRRWARELAEATGAALCGLIGHTAILYRPRPEAEAAQPSEANPDEG
- a CDS encoding L,D-transpeptidase, with the translated sequence MVRFGWFAVLSGLVLVASTLAPAMPLQQWFDPEPTAYRLEVDKRQRVMHLWREDHLLRSFRIALGKQPNGSKQHRGDGRTPVGRYYIGDKRPSRRFKKFLALTYPNVSDAERALQQNLIDQELWADILFATLERALPPQNTPLGGGVGIHGYGGREELPIDWTEGCIAVSDSEIDYLYEIVPVGTPVDIREE
- the sufT gene encoding putative Fe-S cluster assembly protein SufT; amino-acid sequence: MDHERVEFARDCAAVAIPGGERFTIPRGTIGYVTQTLGGNFTVNIPSMGGLFRIEAADADAIGREAQGTQASGGESEGDLEARVWAQLRTCYDPEIPVNIVDLGLIYDLQIQDLPAGGKRVEVKMTLTAPGCGMGVYIAQDARAKLLTLPEVEEAEVELVWDPPWSPHMISPEGRQILGMD